One segment of Methylotuvimicrobium sp. KM2 DNA contains the following:
- a CDS encoding ZIP family metal transporter, translating to MTQPTFSTTIQDYFFRQWETIISSDRYRKIMALPPAQRLLTWTGLFAASQVVVFGSLYLIFGEIVVIGFLSSILAGLATGVGALPALFFTEISKNLFNSLLGAAAGVMLAATAFSLLVPSIDYGNQIWPGNGLWVASLGMMIGALFLHFADRKLPHIHFDSIADQHLNSLNKIWLFIIAITIHNFPEGMSVGVSFGSGDMKNGIILATAIALQNIPEGLAVALPLVGLGYNKWKAVGIATLTGLVEPVGGLLGITMVTIFTPVLPIAMGFAAGAMLFVISEEIIPETHSEGRSRHATFALMIGFIIMMILDNLLG from the coding sequence ATGACACAACCTACTTTCTCGACGACCATTCAAGATTATTTTTTTCGCCAATGGGAGACCATAATCTCGAGCGACCGCTATCGAAAAATCATGGCATTGCCTCCCGCCCAACGTTTGCTGACGTGGACAGGACTTTTTGCCGCTTCGCAAGTGGTCGTATTCGGAAGCCTCTATCTGATTTTCGGCGAAATTGTCGTGATCGGCTTTTTGTCCAGTATCCTGGCCGGCCTCGCTACCGGAGTAGGAGCCCTACCCGCCCTTTTCTTTACTGAAATATCGAAAAATCTATTTAATAGCCTTTTAGGCGCGGCTGCCGGTGTAATGCTGGCCGCTACCGCCTTTTCGCTGCTGGTGCCGAGCATCGACTACGGTAACCAAATTTGGCCCGGCAACGGGCTTTGGGTGGCATCTTTGGGAATGATGATCGGCGCATTGTTTCTCCATTTTGCCGACCGCAAACTGCCACATATTCATTTCGATAGCATTGCCGATCAACACCTAAACTCCTTGAATAAAATCTGGCTCTTTATCATTGCGATTACGATACATAATTTTCCGGAAGGCATGTCCGTCGGCGTGAGTTTCGGCTCGGGGGATATGAAAAACGGCATCATCCTGGCAACAGCGATTGCTCTGCAAAACATTCCGGAAGGTCTTGCCGTCGCATTACCGTTGGTCGGTCTGGGCTACAACAAATGGAAAGCGGTTGGCATCGCAACTTTAACCGGCCTGGTAGAACCGGTCGGCGGATTATTAGGCATCACGATGGTTACGATTTTTACGCCGGTTTTACCGATTGCAATGGGCTTCGCCGCCGGTGCAATGTTATTCGTCATCAGCGAGGAAATCATTCCCGAAACCCATTCCGAAGGCAGATCTAGGCACGCCACGTTTGCCTTGATGATCGGTTTCATTATCATGATGATTTTGGACAACTTACTCGGCTAA
- a CDS encoding TMEM165/GDT1 family protein has product MDPIHLQWQQISSLLFSDNLAEFSTASLTSFVLIAAAEIGDKSQLVCMTLAVRHRALPIILGAIAAFALLNTLAVIFGAAIAKWLPEYIVAASVAVLFALFGAHALRANEEEDTDEVIKEKSGHGIFFTTFFLITVAEFGDKTQLAVAGLSSTTLPAAVWLGSTVALAMTSILGVLAGRTLMKKIPLSTLHRLSGIIFITLSIVAAHKAYTAYTGTLNL; this is encoded by the coding sequence ATGGATCCTATTCATCTACAGTGGCAACAAATTTCAAGCCTGCTTTTTTCCGATAATCTTGCCGAGTTTTCCACCGCTTCATTGACCTCTTTCGTATTGATTGCAGCCGCCGAAATCGGCGATAAAAGCCAGTTAGTCTGCATGACCTTGGCCGTCCGGCATCGCGCTTTACCGATTATTTTAGGCGCAATTGCAGCGTTTGCACTGTTAAATACCCTGGCGGTCATTTTCGGCGCAGCCATCGCAAAATGGCTGCCTGAATACATCGTGGCCGCATCCGTGGCCGTTTTATTTGCTCTATTCGGAGCGCATGCGCTCAGAGCTAACGAGGAAGAAGACACCGATGAAGTGATCAAAGAAAAAAGTGGACACGGAATTTTCTTCACGACCTTTTTTTTAATTACCGTCGCGGAATTCGGCGATAAAACACAATTGGCGGTCGCGGGATTGAGCAGCACCACCCTTCCCGCCGCCGTCTGGCTAGGCTCAACTGTCGCGCTGGCCATGACTTCCATTCTCGGAGTCTTGGCCGGTCGAACACTAATGAAAAAAATTCCGTTATCGACGCTTCATAGACTCAGCGGCATTATTTTTATAACACTTTCAATCGTCGCCGCTCATAAAGCCTATACCGCTTATACCGGCACTTTAAATCTCTAG